A genomic region of Sphingobacteriales bacterium contains the following coding sequences:
- the sppA gene encoding signal peptide peptidase SppA, with product MELKGFSSEIMFYKKMLDRLEITPEIFYVGKYKSFTEPFRFTQMSEPNREQVSAFLNDFYQKFIRNISHNRNIAPDSLRSIVDNLMVRTPQDAAALKLVDGTKYYDEVENTLRNNLGLKEDEKVKFVSIANYAEQVGDDEDYGKDKIAVVYAFGDIIDGKGEEGSIASKDYVKILQKIRTDDKVKAVVLRVNSPGGSALASDVILREIDLIKDKKIPVVVSMGDVAASGGYYISCHADSIYAEENTITGSIGVFGILPILDKFLDNKIGITTDRVKTAKYSDFLNSLNRPLTDDEKLIMQQRVDKIYDDFLSQVAKGRNMHKDSVHTVAQGRVWTGTQALQLGLVDKIGRVDEAVACAARMANLGDNYRISNYPREEDPFEKIIKKINGTEDEEAVRALLQEQLGVYYQYIEPLQKLQRMQGIQMRMPYELNIQ from the coding sequence ATGGAACTCAAAGGTTTTAGTTCGGAGATTATGTTCTATAAAAAAATGTTAGACCGCCTCGAAATTACACCCGAAATTTTTTATGTCGGCAAATACAAAAGTTTTACCGAGCCGTTTCGTTTTACGCAAATGAGCGAACCCAACCGCGAGCAGGTGAGCGCGTTTTTGAATGATTTTTATCAAAAATTTATTCGCAATATCTCTCACAACCGCAATATCGCACCCGACAGCCTCCGCAGCATTGTGGATAATCTGATGGTACGCACCCCGCAAGATGCCGCTGCCCTTAAACTCGTTGATGGTACTAAGTATTATGACGAAGTAGAAAATACTTTGCGCAATAATTTGGGCTTGAAAGAAGATGAAAAAGTGAAATTTGTGTCTATTGCCAACTATGCCGAACAAGTAGGCGATGATGAAGACTACGGCAAAGATAAAATCGCGGTGGTGTATGCTTTTGGCGATATTATAGACGGCAAAGGTGAAGAAGGAAGTATTGCTTCTAAAGATTATGTGAAAATATTGCAAAAAATACGCACCGATGATAAAGTAAAAGCAGTAGTGTTGCGCGTCAATTCTCCGGGTGGCAGTGCCTTGGCTTCTGATGTTATTTTGCGCGAAATTGATTTAATTAAAGACAAAAAGATTCCGGTGGTGGTATCTATGGGCGATGTAGCCGCTTCCGGTGGCTATTATATCTCTTGCCACGCCGACAGCATCTATGCCGAAGAAAATACTATCACCGGCTCTATCGGTGTATTCGGTATATTGCCTATTTTAGATAAATTTTTGGATAATAAAATTGGTATCACCACCGACCGCGTAAAAACTGCCAAATATTCCGATTTTCTCAACTCCCTCAACCGACCGCTTACCGATGACGAAAAATTGATTATGCAACAGCGCGTAGATAAAATTTATGACGATTTCCTTTCGCAGGTTGCTAAAGGACGCAATATGCACAAAGACAGTGTACATACAGTGGCTCAGGGGCGCGTATGGACGGGTACACAAGCCTTACAATTGGGATTGGTGGATAAAATAGGTCGGGTTGATGAGGCAGTGGCTTGTGCGGCGCGCATGGCAAATCTGGGTGACAACTATCGCATCAGCAACTACCCGCGAGAAGAAGACCCTTTTGAAAAAATTATAAAAAAAATCAACGGAACTGAAGATGAAGAAGCTGTGCGCGCTTTATTACAAGAACAGTTGGGTGTTTATTATCAATATATAGAACCCCTACAAAAATTGCAACGCATGCAAGGAATACAAATGCGTATGCCTTACGAATTAAATATTCAATAA
- a CDS encoding class I SAM-dependent methyltransferase, producing the protein MNYKTSIKIWEDLAQHDVFWAVNHFTQYEGDVWDVEDFLRTGTTEVNTVLRLLKQQQWLPPNIDLALDFGCGIGRLTRALYPYFDKIEGVDASDSIIYQARLRNTDFLDKIEFFVCHDANLNVLGPKKYSFILSTLTFQYIPIPESMYLLRELVYRLKIGGILVFQVPVRDIRKPSIWRMLKAGSRLQDYLMAWGLGNTYQNLQPICMDENDIQGLVRTYGGTILGSFYTNHLMEHFNGDLRFIPENDSVDYVSKLFVVKKTEAVPIDDLSL; encoded by the coding sequence ATGAATTACAAAACTTCCATAAAAATTTGGGAAGATTTAGCTCAACATGATGTCTTTTGGGCTGTTAATCATTTCACACAATACGAAGGTGATGTGTGGGACGTGGAGGATTTTTTAAGAACCGGCACCACCGAAGTCAATACTGTTTTGCGCTTGCTGAAACAACAACAATGGCTGCCCCCCAATATTGATTTGGCTTTGGATTTCGGCTGCGGCATCGGGCGACTCACCCGTGCTCTATACCCTTATTTTGATAAAATTGAAGGCGTTGATGCTTCTGATTCCATTATTTATCAGGCGCGGCTGCGCAATACTGATTTTTTGGATAAAATTGAATTTTTTGTATGCCACGATGCCAATTTGAATGTCTTGGGTCCCAAAAAATATTCTTTCATTTTATCTACCCTTACTTTTCAGTATATTCCAATTCCCGAATCAATGTACCTCTTGCGAGAGTTGGTATATCGTCTCAAAATAGGCGGTATTTTGGTGTTTCAAGTGCCTGTGCGCGATATTCGCAAACCTTCTATTTGGCGTATGCTTAAAGCCGGCTCTCGTTTGCAGGATTACTTGATGGCTTGGGGATTGGGTAATACCTACCAAAATCTGCAACCTATTTGTATGGACGAAAACGATATTCAAGGATTGGTACGCACCTACGGAGGCACTATTTTGGGGAGTTTTTATACGAATCATTTAATGGAGCATTTCAACGGTGATTTGCGCTTCATTCCAGAAAATGACAGTGTAGATTATGTGAGTAAATTGTTTGTGGTGAAAAAAACAGAGGCCGTCCCGATAGACGACCTCTCCTTATAA
- a CDS encoding DUF3575 domain-containing protein produces MKKLMLLATTVLLMSFLNTAQAQTEIKVNPLGLLFGNIDMGVEFGLNDYFGIEARPHLDFSKFKVNSDEYRSNEIGTMVEGKYYMKPQAGLDRFYINAFGKFSTGNSKTINNSVTSEKVSHTKFTIGFGLGYKWVGTQNIVVEIGGGLGRAVINEWKNSDPAVDLSDFPILNLGSYAKLAVGYRF; encoded by the coding sequence ATGAAAAAATTAATGTTATTAGCAACAACAGTGCTGTTGATGAGTTTTTTGAATACCGCACAAGCACAAACCGAAATAAAAGTAAACCCATTGGGATTATTGTTCGGCAATATAGATATGGGTGTAGAGTTTGGGTTAAATGATTATTTTGGTATAGAAGCAAGACCTCACTTAGACTTCAGCAAATTCAAAGTAAACAGCGATGAATACCGCTCCAATGAAATCGGCACTATGGTAGAGGGGAAATATTATATGAAACCACAAGCGGGTTTGGATAGATTTTATATCAACGCTTTTGGTAAATTTTCAACCGGAAATTCAAAAACGATTAATAACAGCGTCACGAGCGAAAAAGTGTCGCATACTAAGTTTACGATAGGATTTGGCTTGGGTTATAAATGGGTAGGCACACAGAACATCGTTGTTGAAATAGGAGGTGGTTTGGGGCGTGCTGTTATCAACGAATGGAAAAACAGTGATCCAGCGGTGGACTTATCAGATTTTCCTATATTGAATTTGGGCAGCTACGCCAAATTGGCGGTGGGGTATCGCTTTTAA
- a CDS encoding phosphatidate cytidylyltransferase, with the protein MMSVGTPPPATPPASTLRTRVITAFFFVVVMVAGIYLHPISLLLLLGAANVLCLMEFQLMIRNITQNTSRYVAFERVYMAVSGSILYLLIAFVMMEYCDTMYLIYLLPLAFSFFIKELYSLSRSPFNKVSANVSSLLWITVPFAMAIGIAHINGYFDPNILMGVFLLVWVNDSGAYLVGSRVGKHKFFERISPKKTWEGVAGGFVSAILCGFILSMIWTQLSRTEWLLCAMLSAVFGTIGDLVESLLKRSVQIKDTGSFLPGHGGFLDRFDAFIFAVPFVYTFLYVWRNF; encoded by the coding sequence ATGATGTCTGTCGGCACTCCCCCTCCTGCTACTCCACCTGCTTCCACCCTACGCACTCGTGTTATCACGGCGTTTTTCTTTGTAGTGGTGATGGTGGCGGGTATTTACTTACACCCAATTTCTTTGCTGCTGCTGCTGGGGGCGGCAAATGTGCTGTGTTTGATGGAATTTCAACTGATGATACGCAACATCACCCAAAATACTTCGAGATATGTAGCTTTTGAGCGCGTGTATATGGCTGTGTCCGGCAGTATTTTGTATCTGCTCATTGCTTTCGTGATGATGGAGTATTGCGACACGATGTATTTAATTTATTTGCTGCCTTTGGCATTTTCTTTTTTTATCAAAGAATTGTACTCCCTTAGCCGCAGCCCTTTTAATAAAGTAAGTGCCAATGTGTCGTCTTTGCTGTGGATTACTGTTCCGTTTGCTATGGCTATCGGTATTGCTCATATCAATGGCTACTTTGACCCCAATATTCTGATGGGTGTGTTTTTGTTGGTGTGGGTAAATGACAGCGGTGCTTATTTAGTAGGTTCGCGTGTCGGTAAACATAAATTTTTTGAACGTATTTCTCCAAAAAAAACTTGGGAAGGTGTAGCGGGCGGTTTTGTGTCGGCAATACTGTGCGGCTTCATACTTTCTATGATTTGGACACAACTCAGCCGCACCGAGTGGCTGCTCTGTGCTATGTTGTCGGCGGTGTTCGGCACTATCGGCGATTTGGTGGAGTCGCTCCTGAAACGAAGTGTACAAATTAAAGATACCGGCTCTTTTTTGCCCGGACACGGTGGATTTTTAGACCGCTTTGATGCTTTTATTTTTGCTGTACCTTTTGTTTATACTTTTTTATATGTTTGGCGAAATTTTTAA
- a CDS encoding dihydrofolate reductase, with amino-acid sequence MTKRKLIVYIATSADGYIARSDDDLEWLQQVAREGEDYGYAAFIQSIDTVVLGRRTYEKVLQMGVVPHTDKRCFVLSAADGWHVPPDAPPTTQVYGSNLESFIAQLKAENSEKHIFCDGGAQVIQQLLRLQLIDEIIVSVIPVLLGRGIALFHNTAALPENTLLLLQCSAFESGLVQLHYRIKKNDAS; translated from the coding sequence ATGACAAAACGCAAACTTATTGTATATATTGCCACCAGTGCTGATGGCTACATCGCCCGCTCCGATGATGATTTGGAGTGGCTGCAACAAGTAGCTCGCGAGGGCGAAGATTATGGCTATGCCGCTTTTATACAAAGCATTGATACGGTGGTGCTGGGGCGAAGAACCTACGAAAAAGTGTTGCAAATGGGTGTAGTGCCGCATACCGACAAACGTTGCTTTGTGCTGTCGGCGGCAGATGGCTGGCACGTGCCTCCCGATGCACCACCTACCACTCAAGTGTATGGCAGCAATCTGGAAAGTTTTATTGCTCAACTGAAAGCTGAAAATTCCGAAAAACATATTTTTTGTGACGGCGGCGCACAAGTGATACAACAATTATTACGCTTGCAACTGATAGACGAAATTATTGTTTCTGTTATTCCTGTTTTGCTCGGCCGTGGTATTGCTTTGTTTCACAATACGGCAGCTTTGCCCGAAAATACTCTGTTGTTGCTCCAATGTTCTGCCTTCGAAAGCGGCTTGGTGCAATTACATT